Proteins encoded within one genomic window of Nonomuraea gerenzanensis:
- a CDS encoding nuclear transport factor 2 family protein — MDTRAAAQRFADTWQHGWRHHDAAAITALYRDDAVHTSMPFRPPHHGAAAIADYIAWSFAGESDPEVTFSAPLVDGDQAAIEFRVRAYDHGRPVTLAGCVFAQFDPDGLAVRTRDYWHTTDGHH, encoded by the coding sequence ATGGACACCCGAGCGGCCGCCCAGCGCTTCGCCGACACCTGGCAGCACGGCTGGCGGCACCACGACGCCGCCGCCATCACCGCCCTCTACCGCGACGACGCCGTCCACACCAGCATGCCCTTCCGCCCCCCGCACCACGGCGCAGCGGCCATCGCCGACTACATCGCCTGGTCCTTCGCCGGCGAGAGCGACCCCGAGGTGACCTTCTCCGCACCCCTCGTCGACGGCGACCAGGCCGCCATCGAGTTCCGCGTCCGCGCCTACGACCACGGCCGCCCCGTCACCCTCGCGGGCTGCGTCTTCGCCCAGTTCGACCCCGACGGGCTCGCCGTACGGACCCGCGACTACTGGCACACCACCGACGGCCACCACTGA
- a CDS encoding alpha/beta fold hydrolase, which translates to MTTFVLIPGMCHGGWCFHELTEQLRSHGHRAYPLTLTGLSERSHLLHGGVNLDTHIRDVTGVLAAERLQDVVLVGHSYGGMVITGVADRMPGRVSSLVYLDAVVPADGQSMWDLVSDTERQWYLQVTEAGDAVRPLPFFDPRATPHPLACLLQPLRVTGGSAHNRRDVYVYAAGWPASSPFTATYQRLCQDPAWITYALDSGHNLMRDAPQDLLKILLETGEAG; encoded by the coding sequence GTGACCACCTTCGTGCTGATCCCCGGCATGTGCCACGGCGGCTGGTGCTTCCACGAGCTGACCGAGCAGTTGCGCTCCCACGGGCACCGTGCCTATCCCCTGACCTTGACCGGGCTGTCCGAGCGCAGCCATCTGCTGCACGGCGGCGTGAACCTGGACACCCACATCCGGGACGTGACCGGCGTGCTGGCGGCCGAGCGGCTCCAGGACGTGGTCCTGGTCGGCCACAGCTACGGCGGGATGGTGATCACCGGTGTCGCCGACCGCATGCCCGGGCGGGTCAGTTCGCTGGTCTATCTGGACGCGGTCGTGCCGGCCGACGGCCAGTCCATGTGGGACCTGGTCTCCGACACCGAACGGCAGTGGTACCTGCAGGTCACCGAGGCCGGTGACGCGGTCCGTCCGCTGCCCTTCTTCGACCCGCGAGCCACACCCCATCCCCTCGCCTGCCTCCTGCAGCCGCTGCGTGTCACCGGCGGCTCCGCTCACAATCGCCGGGACGTGTACGTGTATGCGGCCGGATGGCCGGCCTCGTCACCGTTCACCGCCACCTACCAGCGGCTGTGCCAGGACCCTGCGTGGATCACGTACGCGCTCGACAGCGGGCACAACCTCATGCGCGACGCCCCGCAGGATCTGCTGAAGATCCTGCTCGAGACCGGTGAGGCCGGTTGA
- a CDS encoding helix-turn-helix domain-containing protein, which translates to MRIGRLIRDARQHRGWTQLQLADALATSQSAVNRIERGNQNISLEMIARIGEALDSEIVSLGYAGPMHLRVVGGRRLSGSIDVKTSKNACVALLCASLLNSGRTILRKVARIEEVYRILEVLASIGVRARWINEGSDLEIVPPSRLELEAMDTEAARRTRSVIMFLGPLMHRTEQFQIPYAGGCDLGTRTVQPHMSALRHFGLDITATGGFYHARVDRAVAPSRPIVLTERGDTVTENALLAAARHDGVTVIRNASSNYMVQDLCFFLEQLGVRVEGIGTTTLTVHGLAEIERDVDYSPSEDPVEAMSLLAAAVVTSSELTICRVPVEFLEIELAVLEEMGLDHDRGREYPAANGRTRLVDLTVRPSKLVSPIDKIHPMPFPGLNIDNVPFFAAIAASAQGSTLIHDWVYDNRAIYLTELTRLGASVKLLDPHRVLVEGPTRWRSAEMMCPPALRPAVVVLLAMMAAEGTSVLRNVYVINRGYEDLAERLNALGARIETFRDI; encoded by the coding sequence GTGCGGATCGGGCGGCTGATCCGGGATGCGCGTCAGCATCGTGGATGGACACAGCTGCAGCTGGCCGATGCGCTGGCGACGAGTCAGAGCGCGGTCAACCGCATTGAGCGCGGCAACCAGAACATCAGTCTTGAGATGATCGCCCGGATCGGTGAGGCGCTCGACAGTGAGATCGTGTCGCTGGGTTATGCCGGGCCGATGCATCTGCGGGTGGTGGGCGGTCGCCGGTTGTCGGGCAGTATCGACGTCAAGACGTCGAAGAACGCGTGTGTGGCGCTGCTGTGCGCGTCGCTGCTGAACTCGGGGCGCACCATCTTGCGGAAGGTGGCGCGGATCGAGGAGGTGTACCGGATCCTGGAGGTGCTGGCCTCGATCGGGGTGCGGGCGCGGTGGATCAACGAGGGCAGTGATCTGGAGATCGTGCCTCCGTCCCGGCTGGAGCTGGAGGCGATGGACACCGAGGCGGCGCGCCGTACCAGGAGCGTGATCATGTTCCTGGGGCCGCTGATGCACCGCACGGAGCAGTTCCAGATCCCGTACGCGGGCGGCTGCGACCTGGGCACCCGTACGGTGCAGCCGCACATGTCGGCGTTGCGGCACTTCGGGCTGGACATCACGGCGACGGGCGGGTTCTATCACGCGCGGGTGGACCGGGCGGTGGCGCCGTCGCGGCCGATCGTGCTGACGGAGCGGGGTGACACGGTCACGGAGAACGCGTTGCTGGCGGCGGCGCGGCACGACGGGGTGACGGTGATCCGTAACGCCTCGTCGAACTACATGGTGCAGGACCTGTGCTTCTTCCTGGAGCAGCTCGGGGTGCGGGTGGAGGGCATCGGGACGACGACGCTGACCGTGCACGGGCTGGCGGAGATCGAGCGGGACGTCGACTACTCCCCTTCTGAGGATCCGGTGGAGGCGATGAGCCTGCTGGCGGCGGCGGTGGTGACGTCGTCGGAGCTGACGATCTGCAGGGTTCCGGTGGAGTTCCTGGAGATCGAGCTGGCGGTGCTGGAGGAGATGGGGCTGGATCACGACCGGGGGCGGGAGTATCCGGCGGCGAACGGGCGTACGCGGCTGGTGGATCTGACGGTGCGGCCGTCGAAGCTGGTCTCCCCCATCGACAAGATCCATCCGATGCCGTTCCCGGGGCTGAACATCGACAATGTGCCGTTCTTCGCGGCGATCGCGGCTTCGGCGCAGGGTTCGACGCTCATCCACGACTGGGTGTACGACAACCGGGCGATCTATCTGACGGAGCTGACGCGGCTGGGGGCGTCGGTGAAGCTGCTGGATCCGCATCGGGTGCTGGTGGAGGGGCCGACGCGGTGGCGCAGCGCGGAGATGATGTGCCCGCCGGCGTTGCGTCCGGCGGTGGTGGTGCTGCTGGCGATGATGGCGGCCGAGGGCACGTCGGTGCTGCGCAACGTTTACGTGATCAACCGCGGGTATGAGGATCTGGCCGAGCGGTTGAACGCGCTGGGGGCGCGGATCGAGACCTTCCGCGACATCTGA
- a CDS encoding cytochrome P450: MPALTPAQAAHALADPATYTDEHHLHTALTLLRHHAPVHHVDAPGYTPFWALTRHTDILTVERDHTLWLNAPRPVLRTTALDHALHTRRSQGKAFTTIAHLDEPHHRPLRAVAADWFRPAALRTLHTRIRHLARRHIDHLAQTGPTTDFARHTAAHYPLHVILHLLGLPETDFPRMLQLTQQLFGHNDEDTGRGTGTPRDHTGVLEDLFAYFRHLTAARRAHPTGDLASRIANARIDGHLLDDATAASYYILIATAGHDTTSSTIAGGLEALIRHPGQLRRLRENPALLPSAVEEMIRWVSPVKAFMRTAAADTRLGGIEIGKGESVLLSYPSANRDEDVFDEPFRFDVGREPNRHLAFGFGVHFCLGAALARMEVQALFAELLPRLSGVELDGEPAWRATTFVGGLKRLPIRYSLV; encoded by the coding sequence ATGCCCGCCCTCACACCCGCCCAAGCCGCACACGCCCTCGCCGACCCCGCCACCTACACCGACGAACACCACCTCCACACCGCCCTCACCCTCCTGCGCCACCACGCCCCCGTCCACCACGTCGACGCCCCCGGCTACACCCCCTTCTGGGCCCTGACCCGCCACACCGACATCCTCACCGTCGAACGCGACCACACCCTCTGGCTCAACGCCCCCCGCCCCGTCCTGCGCACCACCGCACTCGACCACGCCCTGCACACCCGCCGCAGCCAAGGCAAAGCCTTCACCACCATCGCCCACCTCGACGAACCCCACCACCGCCCCCTGCGCGCCGTCGCCGCCGACTGGTTCCGCCCCGCCGCCCTGCGCACCCTGCACACCCGCATCCGCCACCTCGCCCGCCGCCACATCGACCACCTGGCACAAACCGGCCCCACCACCGACTTCGCCCGCCACACCGCCGCCCACTACCCCCTCCACGTCATCCTCCACCTCCTCGGCCTGCCCGAAACCGACTTCCCCCGCATGCTCCAGCTCACCCAGCAGCTCTTCGGCCACAACGACGAAGACACCGGACGCGGCACCGGCACCCCCCGCGACCACACCGGCGTCCTGGAAGACCTCTTCGCCTACTTCCGCCACCTCACCGCCGCCCGCCGCGCCCACCCCACCGGCGACCTCGCCTCCCGCATCGCCAACGCCCGCATCGACGGCCACCTCCTCGACGACGCCACCGCCGCCTCCTACTACATCCTCATCGCCACCGCCGGCCACGACACCACCAGCTCCACCATCGCCGGCGGCCTCGAAGCCCTCATCCGCCACCCCGGCCAGCTGCGCCGCCTGCGCGAGAACCCCGCGCTGCTGCCGTCCGCCGTCGAGGAGATGATCCGCTGGGTCAGCCCCGTCAAGGCGTTCATGCGCACCGCCGCCGCCGACACCCGCCTCGGGGGCATCGAGATCGGCAAGGGCGAGTCGGTGCTGCTGTCCTACCCGTCGGCCAACCGCGACGAGGACGTCTTCGACGAGCCGTTCCGCTTCGACGTCGGGCGGGAGCCGAACCGGCATCTGGCGTTCGGGTTCGGGGTGCATTTCTGCCTGGGTGCGGCGCTGGCGCGGATGGAGGTTCAGGCGTTGTTCGCGGAGCTGCTGCCCCGGCTTTCGGGTGTGGAGCTGGATGGTGAGCCGGCGTGGAGGGCCACGACGTTCGTGGGCGGGTTGAAGCGGTTGCCGATTCGCTACTCCCTCGTGTGA
- a CDS encoding YbfB/YjiJ family MFS transporter: MKPPVGPDAWPAACPVERPVERPVERPRGSAVWQAVRLSAGTASALGLARFAYGLLLPAMRDDLGWSLTEAGVMSAANGLGYLLGAVVAAALVRRVGSVAAFRWGMVLTAVALVATAVSGHYAALLAVRGAAGVTGAVVFVTGGVIASRIAARASSGAPIAVYFAGTGLGIVLSGVAVPALGSQWRLAWAGMGLAAGVAALVSWRAARSGGEEPAATSVAAAPQPAAHPGAGQRPAATAAGQKPPAAAAAGQEQAATTTAAAAAPTAAAGRARVRPLRRVLLAYLLFATGYITYITFLSAYLAERHAPLAQVTLIWTALGSAVVVAPVLWSRPITRWRGGSALAVLLVLLAGGAALALTSPAPPVVLASAIVYGATFMSVPAAVTALVKAAAPPEGWTATLAAFTTVFAVGQSAGPWVAGVLADHTSTDAALAWTAILCAAAAAIAATAGRRRPAEPPATAAHRTGT; the protein is encoded by the coding sequence GTGAAGCCGCCGGTGGGCCCGGATGCGTGGCCGGCGGCCTGCCCGGTGGAGCGGCCGGTGGAGCGGCCGGTGGAGCGGCCGAGGGGGTCGGCGGTGTGGCAGGCGGTGCGGCTGTCCGCGGGTACCGCCTCGGCTCTGGGGCTGGCCCGCTTCGCCTACGGCCTGCTCCTGCCGGCCATGCGCGATGATCTGGGCTGGAGTTTGACCGAGGCGGGGGTGATGAGCGCCGCCAACGGGCTCGGTTACCTGCTCGGCGCGGTGGTGGCCGCCGCCCTGGTGCGGCGGGTGGGCAGCGTGGCCGCCTTCCGCTGGGGCATGGTGTTGACCGCGGTGGCGCTGGTGGCGACCGCGGTCAGTGGCCACTATGCGGCGCTGCTGGCCGTCAGGGGCGCGGCGGGTGTGACGGGGGCGGTGGTCTTCGTCACCGGTGGGGTGATCGCCTCGCGGATCGCCGCTCGCGCCTCCTCCGGCGCGCCGATCGCCGTGTACTTCGCCGGTACCGGGCTGGGCATCGTCCTCAGTGGCGTGGCCGTTCCGGCGCTGGGCAGCCAGTGGCGCCTGGCCTGGGCCGGCATGGGGCTGGCCGCCGGCGTGGCGGCTCTGGTGAGCTGGAGGGCCGCGAGGTCCGGCGGCGAGGAACCGGCCGCCACCTCAGTCGCCGCCGCGCCGCAACCCGCCGCACACCCGGGAGCGGGGCAGAGACCGGCCGCGACCGCCGCCGGGCAGAAGCCGCCTGCCGCCGCTGCCGCCGGGCAGGAGCAGGCCGCCACCACCACCGCTGCCGCTGCCGCCCCCACTGCCGCTGCCGGGCGGGCGCGAGTGCGTCCTCTGCGCCGGGTGCTTCTGGCCTACCTGCTGTTCGCGACCGGATACATCACCTACATCACGTTCCTGTCCGCCTACCTCGCCGAGCGCCACGCCCCGCTCGCGCAGGTGACGCTCATCTGGACGGCGCTGGGGTCGGCGGTCGTGGTGGCGCCGGTGCTGTGGAGCCGTCCCATCACGCGCTGGCGCGGCGGCAGCGCGCTCGCCGTGCTGCTGGTCCTGCTCGCCGGTGGGGCGGCGCTGGCCTTGACGTCCCCGGCGCCGCCCGTCGTGCTGGCCTCCGCGATCGTCTACGGCGCGACGTTCATGAGCGTGCCGGCCGCCGTGACCGCGCTGGTCAAGGCGGCAGCCCCGCCCGAGGGCTGGACGGCCACGCTGGCGGCCTTCACCACCGTGTTCGCGGTGGGGCAGAGCGCCGGTCCATGGGTGGCCGGTGTGCTGGCCGATCACACCTCGACCGACGCCGCGCTGGCCTGGACCGCGATCCTGTGCGCCGCCGCCGCGGCGATCGCCGCCACCGCGGGCCGCCGTCGTCCGGCTGAGCCGCCCGCCACGGCGGCGCACCGAACCGGCACCTGA
- a CDS encoding enoyl-CoA hydratase-related protein, whose amino-acid sequence MRILLLCSSFNGLSQRAWLELRRAGHEVSVELALSPEVMVEAAELAKPDLIICPFLKERVPVALWRAYRTVIIHPGPPGDRGPSSLDWAIVEGEPEWGVTALQAVEEMDAGPIWGFRTFAMPAEAPRKSALYNGPVAEAAAELVVEVAAKAGDASFAPVPLDYRSPEVRGRLRRAMRHADREFSWAEPTEDILRRVRAADGAPGGRARLCDLPVRVFDVYRGPELAGPAGEVAARREGAVLVHTGDGTVWVGHLRLEQEGAIKLPAAMVLGELVAGAPQRAGYSEITYDRSAGVGVVSFDFYNGAMSTEQCRRLASALRYAAAQDTRVLVVRGGEVFSNGVHLNVIEAARHPELEAWMNINAINAVCREIVDCTSQLVVTSIGGNAGAGGVMMGLGADRVIVRESVVLNPHYRTMGLFGSEYWTYVLPRRVGAEHARRLTEEALPVGAVEAVECGLADKALPGPRLEFERRVLEYAERLAADPGYDRLLAGRRQVREVDERRKPLDAYRAEELAEMSRDMFDDRSGFRAARREFVRKVAAVATPERLARHRELSGASAAAGAAASHM is encoded by the coding sequence TTGCGTATCCTGCTGCTTTGCTCCTCCTTCAACGGTCTGTCCCAGCGTGCGTGGCTGGAGTTGCGCCGGGCCGGTCATGAGGTTTCGGTCGAGCTGGCGCTGTCGCCGGAGGTCATGGTGGAGGCGGCCGAGCTGGCCAAGCCGGATCTGATCATCTGCCCGTTCCTGAAGGAGCGGGTGCCGGTGGCGTTGTGGCGGGCGTACCGGACGGTGATCATTCATCCGGGTCCGCCTGGGGACCGGGGGCCGTCGTCGCTGGACTGGGCGATCGTCGAGGGTGAGCCGGAGTGGGGTGTGACGGCGCTGCAGGCGGTCGAGGAGATGGACGCGGGGCCGATCTGGGGGTTCCGGACGTTCGCGATGCCGGCGGAGGCGCCGCGTAAGTCGGCGCTGTACAACGGGCCGGTGGCCGAGGCGGCGGCGGAGCTGGTGGTGGAGGTGGCGGCGAAGGCGGGTGACGCGTCGTTCGCGCCGGTGCCGCTGGATTACCGCTCCCCCGAGGTGCGGGGGCGGTTGCGGCGGGCGATGCGGCACGCGGACCGGGAGTTCTCGTGGGCGGAGCCGACGGAGGACATTCTGCGGCGGGTGCGGGCGGCGGACGGGGCGCCGGGCGGGCGGGCGCGGTTGTGTGATCTGCCGGTGCGGGTGTTCGACGTGTATCGGGGTCCGGAGCTGGCGGGTCCGGCGGGTGAGGTGGCGGCGCGGCGTGAGGGTGCGGTGCTGGTGCACACCGGGGACGGGACGGTGTGGGTGGGTCATCTGCGGCTGGAGCAGGAGGGGGCGATCAAGCTGCCGGCGGCGATGGTGCTGGGTGAGCTGGTGGCGGGGGCGCCGCAGCGGGCGGGGTACAGCGAGATCACCTATGACCGCAGTGCGGGGGTGGGGGTGGTGAGTTTCGACTTCTACAACGGGGCGATGTCGACCGAGCAGTGCCGGCGGCTGGCGTCGGCGTTGCGGTATGCGGCGGCGCAGGACACGCGGGTGCTGGTGGTGCGGGGTGGTGAGGTGTTCTCCAACGGTGTTCATCTGAATGTGATCGAGGCGGCGCGGCATCCGGAGCTGGAGGCGTGGATGAACATCAACGCGATCAACGCGGTGTGCCGGGAGATCGTGGATTGCACGAGTCAGCTGGTGGTGACGTCGATCGGGGGGAACGCGGGTGCGGGCGGGGTGATGATGGGGCTGGGTGCGGACCGGGTGATCGTGCGGGAGTCGGTGGTGCTGAATCCGCATTACCGGACGATGGGGTTGTTCGGCAGTGAGTACTGGACGTATGTGCTGCCGCGGCGGGTGGGTGCGGAGCATGCCCGCAGGCTGACGGAGGAGGCGTTGCCGGTGGGGGCTGTGGAGGCGGTGGAGTGCGGGCTGGCGGACAAGGCGTTGCCGGGGCCGCGGCTGGAGTTCGAGCGGCGGGTGCTGGAGTACGCGGAGCGGCTGGCGGCGGATCCGGGTTACGATCGGTTGCTGGCGGGCAGGCGGCAGGTTCGTGAGGTGGATGAGCGGCGTAAGCCGCTGGATGCTTACCGGGCCGAGGAGCTTGCGGAGATGAGCCGGGACATGTTCGACGACCGTAGCGGGTTCCGTGCGGCGCGGCGGGAGTTCGTGCGGAAGGTGGCGGCTGTGGCGACGCCGGAGCGGCTGGCGCGGCATCGGGAGTTGTCCGGCGCGTCGGCGGCTGCTGGCGCTGCGGCATCTCATATGTGA
- a CDS encoding tyrosine-type recombinase/integrase yields the protein MRPAELDRVTVAEAADRYVELVRAKTLTGALSPATAEVYARDVATLVELAGERVVLDDLTGADVDAILLAFARKPDGRSSPGSGRDGAGPGGAGRDGAGRDGEWAGQSPSSQARFRRSISALFKHAALAGWVQLNPMTTSTVTARERGGLRAERRALTREQAQGLIGAAQALPEAPAQAGKRRDQRTELRDAVIVLLLATVGPRVSELVRANVEDFFTNDGVRYWRIFGKGGRTRDVPLPDGVARVLQAYLERGRPEMAGAGGEKALLLSWRGRRLARGDVQAVIDRVQRRVDPDQRRSVTPHGLRHTTATHLLADAVDMDAVRRVLGHSDLSTLGRYRDELPGELEVAMRSHPLLRGRP from the coding sequence GTGCGGCCTGCGGAGCTCGACCGGGTGACGGTGGCGGAGGCGGCGGACCGGTATGTGGAGCTGGTGCGGGCCAAGACGCTGACGGGGGCGTTGTCGCCGGCGACGGCGGAGGTGTACGCGCGGGATGTGGCGACGCTGGTGGAGCTGGCCGGTGAGCGGGTGGTGCTCGACGATCTGACGGGTGCGGACGTGGATGCGATCCTGCTGGCGTTCGCCCGTAAGCCGGACGGCCGCTCCTCCCCCGGCTCCGGGCGTGATGGTGCCGGGCCGGGCGGTGCCGGGCGGGACGGTGCTGGGCGTGACGGCGAGTGGGCGGGGCAGTCGCCGTCGTCGCAGGCGCGGTTCCGGCGGTCGATCTCGGCGTTGTTCAAGCACGCGGCGCTGGCGGGGTGGGTGCAGCTCAACCCGATGACGACCTCGACGGTGACGGCGCGGGAGCGGGGCGGGCTGCGGGCCGAGCGGCGGGCGCTGACGCGGGAGCAGGCCCAGGGGCTGATCGGCGCGGCGCAGGCGCTGCCGGAGGCGCCGGCGCAGGCGGGCAAGCGGCGTGACCAGCGTACGGAGCTGCGTGACGCGGTGATCGTGCTGCTGCTGGCGACGGTGGGGCCGCGGGTGTCGGAGCTGGTGCGGGCGAACGTGGAGGACTTCTTCACCAACGACGGCGTGCGCTACTGGCGGATCTTCGGCAAGGGCGGGCGCACGCGTGACGTGCCGCTGCCCGATGGGGTGGCGCGGGTGCTGCAGGCGTATCTGGAGCGGGGGCGGCCGGAGATGGCCGGCGCGGGGGGTGAGAAGGCGTTGCTGCTGTCGTGGCGGGGGCGGCGGCTGGCGCGGGGTGATGTGCAGGCGGTGATCGACCGGGTGCAGCGGCGGGTGGATCCGGATCAGCGGCGGTCGGTGACGCCGCATGGGCTGCGGCACACGACGGCGACGCATCTGCTGGCCGATGCGGTGGACATGGATGCGGTGCGGCGGGTGCTGGGGCACAGTGACCTGTCGACGCTGGGGCGGTATCGGGATGAGCTGCCGGGTGAGCTGGAGGTGGCGATGCGGTCGCATCCGCTGCTGCGCGGCCGTCCCTGA